A single region of the Nicotiana sylvestris chromosome 6, ASM39365v2, whole genome shotgun sequence genome encodes:
- the LOC138871593 gene encoding uncharacterized protein, whose translation MGWLNDVTIQYVPRKENKKADALAALASSLALPDQAQVTICQKWVVTPPNEVKGEDNELKHLVVVSEVEKEERRQPIINYLCYGILPNNSRRRTEIRCRAPRFLYYKDTLYRRSSEGVFLRCLEENEALQALQEAHSGLINS comes from the exons ATGGGGTGGCTCAACGATGTGACTATTCAATAtgtaccaaggaaagaaaataagaaggctgatgctttagctgctctagcttcatcattagccctgcctgaccaagcgcaagttaccatctgccaaaaatgggtagtaacGCCGCCAAATGAGGTCAAAGGTGAAGATAacgaactcaagcatcttgttgttgtttctgaagttgagaaagaagaacggcgacaacccattatcaattacttatgctatgggatacttccaaaCAATTCgaggagaaggactgaaatccgttgtcgtgcacctcgcttcctttactataaggatactctatacagaaggtcgTCCGAGGGAGTATTCTTGCGATGCctagaagaaaatgaagctctccaagctttgcaagaggcacattctggg TTGATCAATTCTTGA
- the LOC138871594 gene encoding uncharacterized protein, giving the protein MAAFGWPEHVTCTCGAISLVKRERYVLVQQDDPRIKKIILGCEGMGYWEWAEDVLGGSQQTLSTTKIYDVVNASLFTYDRNSNILQAFCEAWYPKTNTLLTSAGELSISLWDLHILGGLPIAGSPYEEVVLETRELIGLNEKQVIFIPRSCEYLFAAFHHLKEGTGATQKVFFSKWTSFWYKKTLIYRPAPLRKEKKFARLKSTHNPNGVIPETTRWSSDQETIFSKLRVRSNKKDETYVAAFLSIRLCAFVFPKVENSIRPETFMMASMMAGGRKISLAVPVLATNYHGLNKISCSSQLDQVKVFFPIHYVYDWLAHYFKPHYPLAKGPSVPLIVAYSGEGATRYFDERDGRKRIYNREDIVWAPTMLTNSRPYYYVDNYSPQELESNYFMSLCFNYLPLRYGNSFIIEPYSPHRFGRQFGFYQNIPGFLENDICTTSLDEGIRFWRICTLYRSMSRAVFPPAVDPMEKPFSTNYMSWWEKAHGKFLENNLQALVDNVGLKSIIPLGGEDQAIEKHPLVLPFNTRVPQDTSQSTNEDQNWKRKRPNPVEIVEVQSVDSPSRMHTACNKELNTIGHPMVSPCNKPQVSDESIGGRTCKVKSSSKASSIPHDESLKRQTPNKITRISPMTNTAVSIFEGKSILSNRKKEFILGLWEDICNRLSKTRLELLSSYREKIIEIFEDMKKTNILDFSPLEDLLNSLFELAASYDQERSNMADKTSEDEKLELISKAKEHLESFKLEASEKVKKVSSCEKKLKRVVKKLQTLQQGRENLEGVIEATQKEVNEIQ; this is encoded by the exons atggctgCATTTGgctggccagaacatgtcacttgcacatgtggcgcgatttcattg GTCAAGCGAGAAAGATATGTTCTTGTTCAACAAGATGATCCACGCATAAAGAAGATAATCTTGGGGTGTGAGGGGATGG GATATTGGGAATGGGCTGAAGACGTACTTGGTGGAAGCCAACAAACTCTGAGTACAACAAAGATTTACGATGTTGTCAATGCCTCACTTTTCACTTATGATCGAAACTCGAACATTTTGCAAGCATTTTGTGAGGCTTGGTACCCCAAGACGAACACACTTCTTACATCAGCTGGGGAGCTATCTATATCTCTTTGGGACTTACATATCCTTGGGGGTTTGCCCATCGCGGGTTCTCCGTACGAAGAAGTGGTACTTGAGACAAGAGAACTCATCGGTTTGAATGAAAAACAAGTCATATTTATTCCTCGATCTTGCGAGTATTTATTTGCCGCATTTCATCATCTTAAGGAGGGTACGGGTGCTACCCAAAAGGTCTTCTTCAGCAAGTGGACAAGTTTTTGGTATAAAAAAACTTTAATATATAGACCTGCCCCGTTgcgaaaggaaaagaaatttgcACGTCTAAAGTCAACACATAATCCTAATGGAGTTATTCCCGAGACGACGAGGTGGTCGAGTGATCAAGAAACTATATTCTCTAAGCTTAGGGTGAGGTCTAACAAGAAAGATGAGACATATGTAGCGGCATTCTTATCAATTAGGCTATGTGCCTTTGTGTTCCCCAAGGTAGAAAATTCCATTCGTCCTGAGACTTTTATGATGGCAAGTATGATGGCAGGCGGGCGAAAGATTAGCCTTGCAGTCCCAGTTTTAGCGACTAATTATCATGGTTTGAATAAGATTTCGTGTTCTTCCCAACTCGATCAGGTCAAAGTTTTTTTTCCCATTCATTATGTTTATGACTGGCTTGCACATTACTTCAAACCCCATTATCCACTTGCTAAGGGTCCGTCTGTCCCTTTGATAGTGGCATACTCAGGAGAAGGGGCTACAAGGTACTTTGACGAGAGAGATGGAAGAAAACGCATCTACAATAGGGAGGATATAGTTTGGGCACCAACAATGTTAACCAATTCCCGTCCTTATTATTACGTGGATAACTATTCCCCTCAAGAGTTGGAATCAAATTACTTCATGAGCTTATGTTTTAATTACCTTCCTTTGAGGTATGGTAATTCATTCATCATCGAGCCATATAGCCCGCATCGGTTTGGTCGTCAATTTGGATTTTACCAAAACATCCCCGGCTTTTTGGAGAACGATATCTGTACCACCTCTCTAGATGAAGgaatcagattttggaggatttgCACACTGTATCGATCTATGTCACGTGCAGTTTTTCCCCCAGCGGTAGATCCTATGGAGAAGCCTTTCTCCACTAATTATATGTCTTGGTGGGAGAAAGCGCATGGGAAGTTTCTCGAGAATAACTTACAAGCTTTGGTAGACAATGTTGGGCTAAAGTCTATAATTCCTTTAGGAGGTGAAGATCAAG CTATAGAGAAACACCCTCTAGTTCTTCCATTTAACACGCGTGTTCCTCAAGACACAAGCCAGAGTACCAATGAAGATCAAAATTGGAAAAGGAAACGGCCTAACCCAGTAGAGATCGTAGAGGTTCAAAGTGTTGATAGTCCCTCAAGAATGCATACAGCTTGTAACAAAGAG TTAAACACCATTGGGCATCCGATGGTATCCCCATGCAACAAGCCGCAAGTGAGCGATGAATCTATTGGAGGGCGTACGTGTAAAGTGAAGTCATCGTCAAAGGCGTCATCTATTCCTCATGACGAATCCCTAAAAAGACAAACCCCAAATAAGATAACTCGCATTTCACCAATGACAAATACGGCGGTATCTATATTTGAAGGAAAAAGCATTCTTTCCAATCGCAAGAAGGAATTCATTTTGGGACTTTGGGAGGATATTTGCAATAGGCTCTCCAAAACTCGTCTGGAATTGCTCTCATCTTATAGGGAGAAAATCATTGAGATTTTCGAGGATATGAAGAAGACGAATATTCTGGATTTTTCTCCATTAGAAGATTTACTGAATTCTCTTTTTGAACTTGCCGCATCATATGACCAAGAGCGATCCAATATGGCTGATAAGACGAGTGAAGATGAGAAGCTAGAGCTGATTTCCAAAGCTAAAGAGCATCTCGAATCGTTCAAACTTGAAGCAAGTGAGAAAGTCAAGAAAGTTTCCTCTTGTGAAAAGAAATTGAAGAGAGTCGTGAAGAAGTTGCAGACATTACAACAAGGGAGGGAGAACCTCGAAGGTGTTATAGAAGCGACTCAAAAGGAGGTTAACGAGATTCAGTAA
- the LOC104236097 gene encoding homeobox-leucine zipper protein HAT4-like: MEDLGLSLSLSFPENRTVTPAHLNLIRKTSWTHSFPSSDRNSETCRVETRTFLKGIDVNRLPATADTEEEAGVSSPNSTISSVSGNKRNEREANCEEHDMERACSRGISDEEDGENCRKKLRLTKEQSSVLEENFKEHSTLNPKQKLALAKRLGLRARQVEVWFQNRRARTKLKQTEVDCEFLKRCVENLTEENRRLQKEVQELRALKLSPQFYMQMTPPTTLTMCPSCERVASGPTSTPGNLRLGPPQQLNLWATTPISQGQSGQMDSYPTLARQK, translated from the exons ATGGAAGATCTGGGGTTGAGCCTCAGCTTAAGCTTTCCAGAGAACAGGACAGTTACTCCCGCGCACCTCAATCTCATTCGCAAAACCTCTTGGACTCATTCATTTCCTTCCTCAG ATCGGAACTCGGAGACATGCAGAGTGGAGACGAGGACTTTCCTAAAGGGAATCGACGTGAACCGGTTGCCGGCAACGGCGGATACCGAGGAAGAAGCCGGCGTATCTTCTCCGAACAGCACAATTTCAAGCGTGAGTGGCAATAAGCGGAACGAAAGAGAAGCCAACTGTGAGGAGCATGATATGGAAAGGGCTTGCTCTCGAGGCATCAGCGACGAAGAGGACggagaaaattgtagaaaaaagCTCCGTTTAACTAAAGAACAGTCCTCCGTTCTTGAAGAAAACTTCAAAGAGCACAGCACCCTCAATCCT AAGCAAAAGTTGGCTTTGGCAAAGAGACTGGGATTGAGGGCCCGGCAAGTGGAAGTGTGGTTCCAGAACAGAAGAGCTAG GACAAAGTTGAAGCAAACTGAAGTAGACTGTGAATTCTTGAAGAGGTGTGTTGAGAATCTGACAGAAGAAAACAGGAGATTACAGAAAGAAGTTCAAGAGCTAAGGGCACTAAAGCTTTCACCTCAATTCTACATGCAAATGACCCCTCCCACCACCCTCACCATGTGCCCTTCATGTGAGCGTGTTGCATCGGGTCCCACAAGTACACCTGGCAATCTTAGACTGGGTCCACCTCAGCAATTAAACCTGTGGGCCACCACTCCCATATCACAAGGGCAATCTGGCCAAATGGACTCTTATCCTACGCTTGCAAGACAAAAGTGA